The proteins below are encoded in one region of Pleuronectes platessa chromosome 14, fPlePla1.1, whole genome shotgun sequence:
- the LOC128455636 gene encoding LOW QUALITY PROTEIN: glycosyltransferase family 92 protein F13G3.3-like (The sequence of the model RefSeq protein was modified relative to this genomic sequence to represent the inferred CDS: substituted 1 base at 1 genomic stop codon), with protein MDVEEKLQFNFTVCISNLFGDYNNVLQFAQTLEMYRLLGVGRVVIYKSSCGAELERLLKIYSQDGFLEVVPWPIQQHLNPSKGWLFSKDGGDVHYFGQLATLNECIYRSMERSRYVLLNDIDEIIMPYQHDNLMSMMNMLQEQHPNTGAFLIKNHIFPPKHFEPSGRFHLPQWNGLPGVNILEHIYREELSLNKYNPHXMIVQPRLVEQTSVHEVTKQMGNSFQVPQEICRNIHVRVTLQPALTVEQLTVDKRLWDFHDKLVPNVDKALKRAGLLNSEGQGWWTGLDRQDNSE; from the exons ATGGACGTGGAGGAAAAGTTGCAGTTTAACTTCACAGTCTGCATCTCCAACCTGTTTGGAGACTACAACAACGTGCTTCAGTTCGCCCAGACCCTGGAGATGTACAG GTTGCTGGGCGTGGGCAGAGTGGTGATCTATAAATCCAGCTGTGGCGCAGAGCTCGAGCGTCTGTTGAAGATCTACAGCCAGGACGGCTTCCTGGAGGTAGTACCTTGGCCCATCCAGCAACATCTGAATCCATCTAAAGGTTGGCTCTTCTCAAAGGACGGAGGGGACGTGCATTACTTTGGCCAGTTAGCCACGCTCAATGAGTGCATTTACAGATCCATGGAGCGCTCACGCTACGTCTTGCTGAACGACATCGATGAGATTATAATGCCTTACCAACACGACAACCTGATGTCTATGATGAACATGCTCCAAGAGCAGCATCCAAAT ACAGGGGCATTCCTCATTAAGAACCATATTTTCCCCCCAAAACACTTTGAGCCAAGCGGGAGGTTTCACCTGCCGCAATGGAACGGGCTGCCAGGAGTTAATATTCTGGAGCACATCTACAGGGAGGAACTCAGCTTGAACAAATACAATCCGCACTAGATGATAGTTCAGCCAAG GTTGGTGGAGCAGACTTCAGTGCACGAGGTGACCAAACAAATGGGAAATAGCTTCCAGGTTCCACAAGAGATCTGTCGGAACATTCACGTCCGCGTGACTCTGCAGCCGGCGCTGACGGTGGAGCAGCTCACTGTGGACAAACGACTGTGGGACTTCCATGATAAACTGGTTCCCAACGTGGACAAGGCGCTGAAGAGAGCCGGACTACTGAACTCGGAGGGGCAGGGCTGGTGGACGGGACTGGACAGACAGGACAACTCTGAATAG
- the poglut2 gene encoding protein O-glucosyltransferase 2: protein MMCPRLCSWLLPPLLLLSCCRDVSSQEVPGASVLSAADTLVWGPGLEADVVLPARFFYIQAADSSGRNFTASPGENTFDVKIVSPVEQFTRIWIQVLDRHDGSFLVRYRMYATYTDLHIHVTLKNKHVSKSPFILKGPVYHEGCDCPQPSGSEWEAHMHCPQSFPQIDRDLSFYQSVDPDRNAEEIPLRFGQRQSLCHYTIKDNKVYVKTFGEHVGFRIFMDSILLSLTRKVQLPDIEFFVNLGDWPLEKRKPSDRIHPIFSWCGSNNTRDIVMPTYDLTESVLETMGRVSLDMMSVQANSGPPWSEKNATAFWRGRDSRQERLELVKLSRAHPHMIDAAFTNFFFFKHDESLYGPLVKHVSFFDFFKYKYQINIDGTVAAYRLPYLLSGDSVVLKQDSGYYEHFYNELRPWEHFIPIRADLGDVLEKIQWARDHDEEAKKIALAGQQFARNHLMGDSILCYYYKLFQAYAKLQVTEPAVREDMELVKQPTDDLFTCSCHRTTAKDEL, encoded by the exons ATGATGTGTCCCCGGCTGTGTTCGtggctgctgccgccgctgctgctgctgtcctgcTGCCGGGACGTGTCCTCACAGGAAGTCCCCGGGGCCTCGGTCCTCAGTGCCGCTGACACTCTGGTGTGGGGACCGGGGCTGGAGGCCGACGTGGTTCTCCCGGCGCGGTTCTTCTACATCCAGGCGGCGGACAGCTCGGGGAGGAA TTTCACAGCATCCCCTGGTGAGAATACCTTCGACGTAAAGATTGTGTCTCCGGTGGAGCAGTTCACCAGGATTTGGATCCAGGTCCTGGATCGTCACGATGGGTCATTCCTGGTTCGATACAGAATGTACGCTACCTACACGGACCTTCACATCCACGTTACACTCAAGAACAAGCATGTCTCCAAGTCGCCGTTCATTCTCAAAG GCCCAGTCTACCACGAGGGCTGTGACTGTCCCCAGCCCAGTGGTTCTGAATGGGAGGCCCACATGCACTGtcctcagtccttcccccaGATAGACAGGGACCTGTCTTTTTACCAGAGTGTTGACCCCGATCGTAACGCTGAGGAGATCCCACTGCGCTTTGGACAGCGGCAAAGCCTCTGCCATTATACCATCAAAGACAACAAG GTTTACGTGAAAACATTTGGGGAACACGTGGGTTTTAGGATCTTTATGGATTCTATCCTCCTGTCACTCACCAGGAAG GTGCAGCTCCCTGACATTGAGTTCTTTGTGAACCTGGGTGACTGGCCCCTGGAGAAGAGGAAACCAAGTGACAGGATTCATCCCATCTTTTCCTGGTGCGGCTCCAACAATACTCGAGATATTGTCATGCCCACGTATGACCTGACTGAGTCTGTCCTGGAGACCATGGGCAG AGTCAGTCTGGACATGATGTCAGTTCAGGCCAACTCGGGGCCGCCGTGGTCAGAGAAGAACGCCACGGCCTTCTGGAGGGGGAGGGACAGTCGTCAGGAGCGGCTGGAGCTGGTCAAGCTATCGAGGGCTCATCCTCACATGATAGACGCAGCTTTcaccaacttcttcttcttcaagcACGACGAGAGCCTCTACGGGCCGCTGGTCAAACACGTCTCCTTCTTTGACTTTTTCAAG TACAAGTATCAAATAAACATTGACGGCACGGTGGCGGCGTATCGGCTGCCGTACCTGCTGTCAGGGGACAGCGTGGTCTTAAAGCAGGACTCGGGCTACTACGAGCACTTCTACAATGAGCTGCGGCCATGGGAGCACTTCATCCCAATAAGGGCGGACCTGGGAGACGTGCTGGAGAAGATCCAATGGGCCCGTGACCATGACGAAgag GCAAAGAAAATTGCACTGGCTGGTCAACAGTTTGCCCGAAATCATCTCATGGGAGACAGTATACTTTGTTACTACTACAAACTTTTCCAG GCATATGCCAAACTCCAGGTGACGGAGCCGGCGGTTCGTGAGGACATGGAGCTCGTCAAGCAGCCGACTGACGACCTGTTCACATGTTCCTGCCACAGGACGACG gcaAAAGATGAACTCTGA